A stretch of DNA from Candidatus Chlorohelix allophototropha:
GGGGTACCATCACTTACGAATATATCCTTCTTCAGGAAGGAATTGGACTTTATCCCAGTAGCCTCAATTATTTTTGCAATGCCGAAATCAGTTATCTTAGCAGTATGACTCTGACCCATCAATATATTGCCTGGTTTCAGATCACGATGTACTATTCCGGCTTGTTTCTCCTGGGCATAGATCAGTCCTCGGCAGAGGTCAGCTAAAATATCAAGAGCCATCCTGAGAGAGAGGGGACGTTGTTTAATCCAACTACTCAGATCCGTACCTTTATTCTGATCGCTGGAAACCCATTCTAAAAAAAGAAAAGGGATATTGTCTAATTCATCAAGGTAGTGGCACCTCACAATATTTGGATGCTTCCCGAGGGAACTCCAAATTCCTGCCTCTAACTTGAAGGATTCAAGAAACCTGGAATTGTTAAAATATTTAGCCTGTAACGTTTTTAAAGCAAAGGGTCTATTGTTATTTTTTTCAAGGCAAAGATAAACTTCGCTCATTCCTCCGGCAAGTGCACTATGCACTATATACTTCCCCCCGATCTGGTCACCTTGCTTATAACGTAGTTCAACTGTCATGTGCGCTCCTTATAGATTCTTTCAGCCAATAAAAGGGTAAATTCCTGATAATCTTGCCCAATTGAAAAATATTGCAGCGGTAAAATTGTTAAAGGTAACGGGGTTTTCTCATACATAACGGGAAGAATTTTTTTATGCAAAGACTGTGCGATAGTCAGCTCCCACTCTACATACTCTGAGTTAGTGCTGGTAGGGGATAATATGAGAAGGAAGACATCTGTATTCTTTATACTGAGTGCCAACTGGTTCCGCCAGACTTCGCCTTCTCTCAATCGTTCATCGTACCAGACTTTTATCTTTCGCCTTCGCAAATCGCTTGCGAGTTTTTTAACAAAGGCAATATCTTTGTGACTATAGGAAATAAACACTGAAGGGGTTTCAGGCAATTCATCTCTCTCACTGGCTTTAAGAGAAGGCGCTATTATATTTGCAATTACACTTAAAAGCTGGAGGTCAAGTTCGGAAAAACTAATCCCAACTCTGCTAGTATCCAGGTGTATCAAACCAATTATTTTTGAATTGAAAATCATCGGAACATATAATGCCGAAGTTGCATCGGTAACACTGGGCACCAGTTTATCTTTAACATCATCTAAAATCCATCTAAATGCTTGTTTATGAGCTATTGCTTTGTTTGCTAGAGTAAAACTGAGGTGTGCTTGAAAAGGAGGCCAACTCGCTCTTATTATCAGCTCATTGTTTTCGATTAAAGCCAGCGATATATTATCTGCCAGAGGAAATCTACTTCTAATTTCACTTATAAACCCCTGTAGTATATTTTGTAAGCTCTCAGAATATGCAACCAGTTCAGAGAGCCGGGCAAAAATTGCCAGATGTTGGTCCTCTGAGATAATGGTAGGAGTTTTCGTTTCATCAATCTCCAGAATTTCATCAATATAGCCTGCTTCTTCTGGAGCAGCAAATTCAACTTTAATTGTAGTCTTCCCAAGATAGAGAGTATCTCCAGATGAAAGAGCGATTTTCTGAGCAATAATTTTACCGTTAAGCCTGGTACCAGCTTTGCTACCTTTATCTTCCAACCACCAAGTCCCGGACTCAAAGAAGATTCTGGCATGCATTCGTGAGACCGATTCATCTGGGCTAAGATCCAGGTAATCCGGATTTTTAGTGCTGTTGGTCCTACCCAGGATAATTTCAGGGCTATTAGTGCGAAAACTAGTTTCAGGGTTTTTATTAAAGCGAATTATAAGTTTTAGCATGTATTGTTCTTGATAAATTATACTGAGCTTGAGCATTGTCAAAGCTTGAGCGCAACCATCTTCTCCATGGGTCGAGAAACAGACTTTGTGAAAACTTAGCTACAATATTAATTTTCCTCAAACCCGAACTGCTCGAATTTTAGAGTGCGACAGTTTTCAGTGACGGTGCGAACCACGTTATCCGGTGTGCCTTCCGGCAAGTCGGCTTCTATCTCCAGCGTAATTTTAACCTTCGAGCGCAGCAGCCCCGCCAGATGCTGAATTACCGCCTCTGAAATCGTCCCTACATCCCGACTGAGTCTGAGCGCATCCAGTGTGATGCTGCCATGAAAGCGGTGTAGTCCTTCTTTCTTGAGCGTATCAATTGGCGGCACATCCCGCTCGTCTGGTACGTCCGGTTCTAGCTTTCGGATATGTGCCGGTGGGGGTGGGTTACCGGCTTTCTCGGCTCTTTCGCGTTCCCGCCGCGCTTCGGCTGCTCGACGTGTCGCGTCTTCTTCCTCTATTTGGCGTTGTGCCACTTCGGATTTAACTACCAGACTTTCCCCATCTAAAATTACTGAGGTTATTTGCCCGGTTTTTAACCCCCGGTACTTTTCCCATTGGCTATCCCAGCCCTCGGCATAGGCGAAGGTTTCGCTCTCCCACATCATCGAAGCCACCCCTGCCTGAATGGACTCGGTCAATACATGAGGGTCTCTAAGGCGCGGCAAGTAGAGGTATTGGGCGAAGTCGTCCACCAACTGCTTTACTCCCACATCTGCGCCGTTCCGTTCACCCCGCCACAAGGGTATCCGATCCAGTTCCATTTTCAGACGAGTTGCCCCCAATTGGGTGATGAGTAGTTCTTGGTTTTTGAGCTTTTTACTCGCCCTTACTGCCAGCGGGTCACTCCCTTGCAAGCCCAATTCTTCCCACTCCAGTTCGGTGTTGGGCGCGTTGGGACTGGGTAGTCCCGGTACCAGCAACCAGATGTAGGTTTCAGGGATGCGTTGCTTGATAGTATCATCTGCCTGCCCACGCTTAACTTTAGCTTGATTGGACTGGAAGTTGTCGAGGTTTAGGGTTTCGCGCTCATCTTCAATTGATTTCCAAGCGAGGTATTGCCGCACCGCTTGTTCCAAATCCTTGTAGCGAGCGCTATCCGGCGCAAGAAATACCAAGGCGTTTCGGTATCGGCGGGGGCTGCTGCCGCGCTGGTCGAGAATAATGCCGACTTCCTTGCGTGCCGGGCTGTCTTTGGCGTTGCGGCTGTGCCAATGTTCGGGGGCAAGCATCACCAAGCGCGTCTCTCGCTCGTCCGGCACTTCGCTGCTGTTTGCCGGAGCGAGATGTACTGCGCTGAAATCGCCCCGGTTCTTCTGGTCTTTCTGCTCGACTCGCAACCGCGCCAAGATTTCCAGATAAATGTCGTCATCCTTTTGTTGGGTGGCACGATCCTGCGCCAGTCGGTTTACGCTGGGTTGAGTGGAGAACCAGTAACGCTTGCCGTCCACATAAAGGTGGGTGGCTTGATCGGTCAAGCGGCGCAGGGCATCGCCAAAGGTTGCCACGCTCTCCCCCGGTTGGGCGCATCCCAACTTGATGCGCTGGTCGTCCAGCCCTTTGTTGGCGGTATTCAGGGTGGGGGCAGAACCGAGATAGAGGGTGCGGGCTACCCGACGCGCGGCAGAATAACGCCCTAGATTGGGGTTTTCCCGGTCAAGGCGCAAAGGCAAGGAATGTTGCCCATCCACATCTTTTTCGATTACCGGAACCCACGTGTCGTCCAGATAGCGGGTCAGTTCGGTCTGCACGGTAGAGTCGTCCACCGGCACGTTGGCGGGCAGTATGAGCAGGCTGCGATCATCCCTTTCCCACAGGGCATGGATTACTGCCGCCATTAAACGCAATACGCCGCGAGTGCGCTGGAATTTCTCAAGGGTACTCCAGTCGTTGTAGAGCCGGTCGAACAGTTCCGGGTGTATGGGGTAAGCCGCTTTCATGCGCCGTTCGTAGTCGGCTTCGCGGCAAGCAGAAGGGAACTCGGCACTCTGGGTGCGGTACATCTCGGTGAAGGCTTTTACCACCGCATCTCTGGCAGTATAAAGCGAGGGTTCGGTGATTGGCTCGAACAGGCGGCGGCGGACTATCTCAAAGCCTTCTTCCGCGCTGGCAGGTCGCCATGCCGATTCCATGCGCCCAAAGGTGTTACGCAGACGAGAGAGAGCTTCGCGCCCACCCTCTCCCCCGATTTCGATGTCGGAGGCAGGTAAGCTGGCGACTACCAACGTACGGGGGACGGCTCTGGCGGTTTCGGTTAGAGCTTGGGCAAAGGTCAGGTTGGAATCGAAAGAGCCGCCCGTTAAGTCATACTTACCGTACAACATTCGCAAGTAGGCGACCCACTCGTCAATCAGTATCAGGCAGGGGGCAGCCGCGCTGAACAATTGGCGCAATATATCCGAGCCGGGGCTAACCCCCTTACGATCAGATTCGGCTACCAGTTCGTAGCCATCCCGCCCAAGTAGTTGCCACGCCAGTTCGCCCCACATGGTGAATACTTCGGTGCCGTCCGCTTTGCGCTGCGGTTGCGCCGGAGAGAGGGCTTGTCCCACCAGCGCCGCCCGTTGCACCTTTGGCAGGGTAGTTACCCCCGCTTCTTTTAGTATCTCTTCCACGCCCAATAAATCTCCGGGAATTGCGCCGGAAAAGAGGTGGAATAATGCCAGCATGGAGTGGGTTTTGCCACCCCCAAAGTTGGTTTGCAGTTCTACTACCGGGTCACCGCCCGTTCCGCTGAGGCGTTTTAACGCGCCCGATAGCAGGGTTTTCAAGCCCTCGGTTAGGAAGGTGCGCTGGAAGAAGGAGCGGGGGTCGCGGTATTCATCCGTACCTTCACCCCGATACACCTGACCCAAATCGGCGGCAAATTCGGCTTGCTGGTAAGTGCCCCGCGCTACGTCTGTATGCGGAGTGACGATTTCCCTCCACGGGCGATAACCTGCGGCGGGTTGTCCCTCGATGGGGGCAATGGCTACTTTCCGACTCTCCACTTTGGCTTGCTCTTCAAAGCGCAACCGCAAGATTTCCTGTTTCTGTTTCTCCAGTTCGCGGGCTTCGGGGGCATTGACTGCGGTAAGCAGACGCTGAATGCTGTCCAAGGCGCGATAGGCATCGTCTAGGGTAAAGGCTTGTTGGTGCGCCCAATTATTGCGTACCGTCCGCAATTCGCTGACTAAGCTGCGCTCGCTCTGCCCCAGAGTGCGGTTAAAAACGATATTCCACTGATCCCACATGATTTTGAGCAGCGGGGCGGCATCCCAATTGGCAAAGGGCTGGTTGTTCAGGGCGTAGTCGTTAGCCAGCGATTGCCGAGCGTAATCCATCCAGCCATCTTTGTACAATGCCTGAAATTCTCGCTGGAAATAGGGTTTCAAGCCATCTCTCAGCAAATCCAATCCTTTTGATACTCTATCCCGGTTGCTCAATGCCATCTATATTCCTCCAATATTCCATTTTAGATTTTGGATTGCCGATTTTGGATTGAATTCCCTAATCTAAAACCCCAAATCTCCTAGATTGCGAGTTCCCTGTCTTTAATCTAAAATCTAAAATCCGATCCTCTACTGGTTTTTTGATTTTTGACGATTTCTGAGTGTCTTGATTGATGCGACTGTCATAGCAACTATTTCATTAGTTTCTGCCATCAAGTCGGTTATTCGCGCTAGGGGAACGAGTCCCGCTTCTGCAATCAGTTCCAGCCAGTATTGTGTTTCGTCCGCTTCTTCTTCCACTATCCCTAGTTTTGCGATTACATCTGCCGCAGATTTGCCTCGGCAAGCTGCCCGATAATTTGCCCCAACGGAAGTAGCTGAGCGTAATATTTGCTTACCCAACACATCTCCTGTTTTTCCGGGCGGCAGAGCCTCTACCAGCTTTATTATCCGAAGTCCAAGTTGCTTCGTCCTGTTTTTAAACTCTTGTTCATTCATCCAAATCTACCCACATTCCATTTTAGATTTTGGATTGCCGATTTTGGATTGAATTCCCTAATCTAAAACCCCAAATCTCCTAGATTGCGAGTTCCCTGTCTTTAATCTAAAATCCAAAATCTCCTAGATTGCGAGTTCCCTCTGTTTTTAATCTAAAATCCAAAATCCCAAATCTAAAATCCTAAGTTTCCCTGCACCACTGTATTAGCCTGTTTCTCCGCCGACAGCTTCAGGATTTCGGGCCACTGTACCACCAGCGTGTTGTATGCCAGCGCTTCTTGCGACCAGCCTTTACGTTCGCAGGTGGTGTAG
This window harbors:
- a CDS encoding TIR domain-containing protein, with product MLKLSIIYQEQYMLKLIIRFNKNPETSFRTNSPEIILGRTNSTKNPDYLDLSPDESVSRMHARIFFESGTWWLEDKGSKAGTRLNGKIIAQKIALSSGDTLYLGKTTIKVEFAAPEEAGYIDEILEIDETKTPTIISEDQHLAIFARLSELVAYSESLQNILQGFISEIRSRFPLADNISLALIENNELIIRASWPPFQAHLSFTLANKAIAHKQAFRWILDDVKDKLVPSVTDATSALYVPMIFNSKIIGLIHLDTSRVGISFSELDLQLLSVIANIIAPSLKASERDELPETPSVFISYSHKDIAFVKKLASDLRRRKIKVWYDERLREGEVWRNQLALSIKNTDVFLLILSPTSTNSEYVEWELTIAQSLHKKILPVMYEKTPLPLTILPLQYFSIGQDYQEFTLLLAERIYKERT
- a CDS encoding Swt1 family HEPN domain-containing protein — translated: MALSNRDRVSKGLDLLRDGLKPYFQREFQALYKDGWMDYARQSLANDYALNNQPFANWDAAPLLKIMWDQWNIVFNRTLGQSERSLVSELRTVRNNWAHQQAFTLDDAYRALDSIQRLLTAVNAPEARELEKQKQEILRLRFEEQAKVESRKVAIAPIEGQPAAGYRPWREIVTPHTDVARGTYQQAEFAADLGQVYRGEGTDEYRDPRSFFQRTFLTEGLKTLLSGALKRLSGTGGDPVVELQTNFGGGKTHSMLALFHLFSGAIPGDLLGVEEILKEAGVTTLPKVQRAALVGQALSPAQPQRKADGTEVFTMWGELAWQLLGRDGYELVAESDRKGVSPGSDILRQLFSAAAPCLILIDEWVAYLRMLYGKYDLTGGSFDSNLTFAQALTETARAVPRTLVVASLPASDIEIGGEGGREALSRLRNTFGRMESAWRPASAEEGFEIVRRRLFEPITEPSLYTARDAVVKAFTEMYRTQSAEFPSACREADYERRMKAAYPIHPELFDRLYNDWSTLEKFQRTRGVLRLMAAVIHALWERDDRSLLILPANVPVDDSTVQTELTRYLDDTWVPVIEKDVDGQHSLPLRLDRENPNLGRYSAARRVARTLYLGSAPTLNTANKGLDDQRIKLGCAQPGESVATFGDALRRLTDQATHLYVDGKRYWFSTQPSVNRLAQDRATQQKDDDIYLEILARLRVEQKDQKNRGDFSAVHLAPANSSEVPDERETRLVMLAPEHWHSRNAKDSPARKEVGIILDQRGSSPRRYRNALVFLAPDSARYKDLEQAVRQYLAWKSIEDERETLNLDNFQSNQAKVKRGQADDTIKQRIPETYIWLLVPGLPSPNAPNTELEWEELGLQGSDPLAVRASKKLKNQELLITQLGATRLKMELDRIPLWRGERNGADVGVKQLVDDFAQYLYLPRLRDPHVLTESIQAGVASMMWESETFAYAEGWDSQWEKYRGLKTGQITSVILDGESLVVKSEVAQRQIEEEDATRRAAEARRERERAEKAGNPPPPAHIRKLEPDVPDERDVPPIDTLKKEGLHRFHGSITLDALRLSRDVGTISEAVIQHLAGLLRSKVKITLEIEADLPEGTPDNVVRTVTENCRTLKFEQFGFEEN
- a CDS encoding four helix bundle protein: MNEQEFKNRTKQLGLRIIKLVEALPPGKTGDVLGKQILRSATSVGANYRAACRGKSAADVIAKLGIVEEEADETQYWLELIAEAGLVPLARITDLMAETNEIVAMTVASIKTLRNRQKSKNQ